A genomic region of Zea mays cultivar B73 chromosome 6, Zm-B73-REFERENCE-NAM-5.0, whole genome shotgun sequence contains the following coding sequences:
- the LOC100278802 gene encoding Protein root UVB sensitive 6-like → MAPAMGLKRPAAGAGAAAAQTVTLSAPAVRDAVRTAVREAEATAKATAPAARVPATAAVPAEIARDGVLCLEEVDGRRWSYVVDAAGAAVKAKGRASVGGAFKAVPLQSPMPPVEEIMSFIRSYVVPEGFPDSVTPSYVPYMTWRALKHFFGGAMGVFTTRTLLNSVGVSQSRAASGAVAINWILKDGAGRVGKMLFARQGKKFDYDLKQLRFSGDLLMELGAGIELATAAFPQLFLPMACIANVVKNVAAVTSTSTRTPIYKAYAKGENIGDVTAKGESVGNIADLLGTGMSILISKSNPSLVTSFAFLSCGYLLSSYHEVRSVVLNTLNRARFTVAVDSFIRTGYVPSLKDGNSQETIFNPPWRHEPVAIGSRFGDAFQEPASFLAIKPLFEDERYIVTYNPTKDKVYALLKDQAKPDDILKAAFHAHVLLHFINASHANLNARKRMNSNRSYQYDPLNMDFVPHIEESCKIVMSSYGVFKKKAREQGWIMSESLLNPGRARLCGAVPQ, encoded by the exons ATGGCGCCGGCGATGGGGCTGAAGCGGCCTGCGGCGggagcaggggcggcagcagcgcAGACCGTCACGCTGTCCGCGCCTGCCGTGCGGGACGCGGTGCGCACCGCCGTAAGGGAGGCCGAGGCCACGGCGAAGGCTACCGCCCCGGCCGCCAGGGTCCCGGCGACGGCGGCAGTGCCGGCGGAGATCGCTAGGGATGGGGTGCTGTGCCTGGAGGAGGTCGACGGGAGGCGGTGGAGCTATGTGGTCGACGCCGCCGGCGCCGCGGTCAAGGCCAAGGGAAGGGCGTCCGTCGGCGGCGCCTTCAAGGCCGTCCCGCTCCAGTCCCCGATGCCGCCCGTCGAG GAAATCATGTCCTTTATAAGATCATATGTTGTGCCCGAAGGCTTTCCAGATAGTGTCACACCTTCATATGTTCCATACATGACATGGAGAGCATTGAAG CATTTCTTTGGTGGAGCAATGGGTGTGTTTACAACAAGGACCTTGCTCAACTCTGTTGGAGTCTCCCAAAGCAGGGCTGCATCTGGTGCTGTGGCTATCAACTGGATTCTCAAG GATGGGGCTGGGCGTGTTGGAAAGATGCTTTTTGCCCGCCAAGGGAAGAAATTTGATTATGACCTGAAGCAG CTACGCTTTTCTGGTGATCTCTTGATGGAGTTAGGAGCTGGGATAGAATTAGCTACTGCAGCTTTCCCACAGCTTTTCCTACCAATGGCATGCATAGCAAATGTTGTTAAG AATGTTGCTGCTGTCACTTCCACCTCTACTCGAACACCAATTTACAAGGCGTATGCAAAAGGAGAAAACATCGGTGATGTTACTGCTAAAGGAGAAAGTGTTGGAAACATTGCTGATCTG TTGGGAACTGGAATGAGCATACTAATCTCAAAGAGCAATCCATCACTGGTAACTTCATTTGCCTTCTTGTCGTGTGGATATCTTctcagttcatatcatgag GTGAGATCTGTTGTACTAAACACCCTGAATAGGGCAAGGTTCACTGTGGCTGTGGATTCTTTCATCAGGACTG GGTATGTACCCTCGCTGAAGGATGGAAACTCACAAGAGACAATATTTAATCCACCTTGGCGACATGAGCCAGTTGCAATAG GATCAAGATTTGGAGATGCGTTTCAAGAACCTGCTTCGTTTCTTGCTATAAAACCTTTGTTCGAG GATGAGAGGTATATTGTTACATATAACCCAACAAAGGACAAGGTATATGCTTTGCTCAAGGACCAAGCAAAGCCAGATGACATTCTCAAAGCTGCTTTTCAT GCACATGTGTTACTGCATTTCATCAATGCCTCACATGCTAACCTGAATGCACGGAAGCGCATGAACTCCAACCGGTCGTACCAGTATGACCCACTGAACATGGACTTTGTACCACACATCGAAGAGTCGTGCAAGATCGTTATGTCATCTTATGGAGTTTTCAAGAAGAAAGCAAGAGAACAG GGATGGATAATGTCTGAATCACTTCTTAACCCGGGACGAGCAAGATTGTGTGGAGCAGTACCACAATGA